The nucleotide sequence GCTCCGGAACAATTCGACACCGCACTGCAACAGCTTCGGCAAAGTGGCTGGAGCGACTATCATCAGGTAGCGCCAAAGCTCTATCGCGGCAGCCAGCATGCACCGCCGCTGTGGCTTGACGACGGCGCGGGCGCGACGGTCGAAGTGCATCATCGCCTTATGCGCAGGAAAGGCCTGTTAAGCACTCAAGAGTGCCTGCGCATGGTGGAACCGATTACGGTCGATGACGCCAACGCTAGCGTGCTGAACCCAAATGCCAGAATGCTTCATCACCTGCTTCACGCCACGGTTGGAGGCGGCTGGCTCGGGAAATTCCGCACGGACCTGCATCAGCTCTACGAGACGACGCTACTGTGCCGGGCATTTCAAAATCGTGTCGATTGGGGCTTTATCGAGACTTCAATCCGGCAATTCGGTTTATCCGCGTCGGTGCAGGTTCATTTCGCGGTAGCACAAGCACTGTTTGAAGCGCCGCTGACAACTGCTTTTAGCGCTTCGGCACTGCAACGCATGCGGGCCTTCTTCCATTATAAAGCGGCCGAATACCCCCAGTGCGAATGGCTGTGGTCCTATATCAGACTCCTCAAGCCCCCGTTCTATTACCGCTGACCCACCACCCTGCCGGGTAGATTTCCATCGCACACGGTTACATCCGGCATTACAGACGCGAGCGCCCGGAATGCCTCGTCGATATTACGAAATGAAAGCGAATATACCGGCATTCGCTCAACAAGCGCCGATAAATTCACAACATCTTCGTAGCAGATATCATCGACAAAATAGCTGCCCGAAGCCATCAACTGCTGCAGTGCAGAGGCAGCATCCAGAGGGATCAATGTCGTTTCTTTATCGGGATCATATTCGGCAATGATCGCCATAGAAGGACAGTATTTCCGGCCATCGT is from Gammaproteobacteria bacterium and encodes:
- a CDS encoding nucleotidyltransferase family protein, which translates into the protein MRSHQHLSPAQFVALCLGSGPQDQYLQEILTSAQDDQRFWRKAVDLVGRHRLTPALWVAIRDKDLTRILDDELSQYLQSIYELNRLRNQLILKQIGKLTKALNASGIEPILLKGAAGLATNLYADPGQRVMTDIDILVAPEQFDTALQQLRQSGWSDYHQVAPKLYRGSQHAPPLWLDDGAGATVEVHHRLMRRKGLLSTQECLRMVEPITVDDANASVLNPNARMLHHLLHATVGGGWLGKFRTDLHQLYETTLLCRAFQNRVDWGFIETSIRQFGLSASVQVHFAVAQALFEAPLTTAFSASALQRMRAFFHYKAAEYPQCEWLWSYIRLLKPPFYYR